A window of Hordeum vulgare subsp. vulgare chromosome 5H, MorexV3_pseudomolecules_assembly, whole genome shotgun sequence genomic DNA:
GTAGGCGTGCGTGACGTGGAAGCCGAGCCGCTCCACGCGTTCGAGCAgcgcggccggcggcggggcgccGCCCGTGAGCACCTCGACGGCGCGGGGCAGCGGGTCGCGGTGGGCGTCGAGGAGGACGTTGAAAAGCACGGGCGCGACGCACATGTGTGTGACGCCGTGGTCAGTGATGGCGGAGTACATGGCGTCGGCCGTCGGCGCGCGGACGCAGACGTTGGCGCCGCCGCGCGCCGCAATGCCCCACGTGAAGGTCCAGCCGTTGCAGTGGAACATGGGAAGCGACCAAAGATAGACCGGCTCGTGGCCGACTCCCCACTGGAGAAGCAATCCCACCGTGCTGAGGTAAGCGCCCCGGTGGCTGTACACGACGCCCTTGGGCGCGGACGTGGTGCCGGAGGTGTAGTTGAGCGCGACGGCGTCCCACTCGTCCACCACCTCGCGCGGCGGGTGCCTGCCCGGGTCGCCGCGCGCCACCAGGCCCTCGTACTCCAGCTCGCCCAGCCGCGCCCCCGTCGGCGCTTCGATGTCGTCAATGACGACCAGCAGCGGCAAGGCCGTGTCCATCATGCTCTTGAGCGCGTCGGTTGCGACGCGGATGTACTGGTAGTCGATGAATAGGAGCTTGGGGGCTGCGTGGCGGAGGATGGTGGCGACGCCGGCGGCGTCGAGGCGGGTGTTGATGGCGTTTACGACACCCCCGGCCATGGGCACCGCGAAGTGCATCTCGTAGAGCGCGGGGGTGTTGGGCGCGAGCACGGAGACGACGTCGTTCCGGGCAACGCCGAGCGCCTGCAGCGCGGCGGACAGGCGGACGCAGCGGTCGTGCGTGTGGCGCCAGGTGAAGGCGGTGCCGCCGCAGATGACGGAGGTGCGGTCCGCgtaaacggcggcggcgcgcggcaggaagGTGACCGGGCTCAGCGGCACGTGGTTGGCATCGCGCTTGGGCAAGCTATCCATGGCGATTGATCAGAAGTTGATTGATTCGTCACGTGTGAAGGATCAAGCTAGATCAATGGGTGGTCTGATCCGATCTGATGTCTGTACCTGAGCAGACAAGGAGAAATGAAAGCTCGCCAGGAGCCCAGGAGCAAGAATGGTGGGTGGGTGTTCTGTGTGGAGCGGAGAGGCTACCTGATTATTTATAAGTGTGTGGGCGGGAGAAGATCTTGCTAGCTCTCTGGATATTCGTGGTAAATTACCACGCGCGCGATAACAATATTCAAGCTTACACAGTGGCGTGCGTTGAACTGATTAATTGTCTGTGGTAATTTCTACTGCAAAAATGTTAGACGTACCGGGCTTCTACAGGCTAATTTCTCCAACGGTGGCAGCAAAAAAACGCGCTCACGGTAAACAAAACTTTTGCGCACGCACGGAAGAAAGCGAACGGCCGGCCGCGCGTCAAATTTGATGCACCGCTTTCAACGCGCTATAAAATGCTGCGTCCACCATGTGCCTCTCCCTCGTCGTTTTCTCGACTCTTCCTCTGCCTCTCCCTCGCTGCTCCCTCGCCGCTCCCTCTGCCAtcatgccgccgcgccgccgtttatcctcgggctaccgcggcgtccgcgaGCGCCCCTCTGGCACCTACTACGCTGAGATCCGGTTCGGCGACGTCCGCCTCGGCCTCGGCACGTTCGAGACCGCGCACGAGGCCGACCACGCGTACAACGCGGCGGCGTGGCGACTAGGGCGGCCTCGCGCGCAGATGAACTTCCATGACGTCTACACGCGCGAGCAGGCGCAGAACCTCGCCCCTCCCTCTCGTCTGATCACGGAGCAAGACCGTCAGGAGCACCGTCGGCAGCAGCGCCGGCTCCTCGTCGCCGAGGAGGGCGAGCGAGTCATGGcggggtggcgccggcgccacgcgTACGACGTCGCCAACGAGAACGCCTACTGGGCGGAGAGGACGGCAAGGCGTCGCACGGAGCGGCAGGACAGGCGTCGGCGCAAGCTACTCGCCATATCGCAGTGCGGGGCCGTCCAAAACGGTTTGCCGTCCATCTTCACCTCTGACGTTCACGTTGGAAGGACGCATTTCTATCTACCTCCGACAGCACCCACAGTGatgactcggagtagttttatatCTATATATGCTAGTTTTAATATCTATGTGCTGAACTAGTTTTATTATCTTTGTGTTTAACTAGTTTTATCTTTATTATCTATGTTTTATTATCTATATGTAATATACTATCTATATTATCTCTATGTTTTTATCTATATGACAACAATGAACTATATGCGTGTTGGCCAAGTTTTGGGTGTTCGAGCGCCGCACGCGTGCTAAATTTGCAGCGGCTGCTCGAGCGCCGCACGCGTGCTAAATTTGCAGCGGCTGCTGGAGCGCCGCATGCGCGCTAAATATGCTGCGACCGCTGGAGCCGGCGCTCGTCGACGCCCTAATAAAAGCTAACCGCGCGCTGTATATAAGTTTTTTGGGCGCCGGCCGAAGCGcgcctgttgaagatgctctaatgaGCTAAACATGCACCCCTGATTTTTAGGTGGGTGGGGCCCTCACTTCCCTTAATCCAATCATAATTTGGTAGCTTCAACTCATCCCGTAAAAAAGCATGTAAGTGTTCCTCGGTGCACCATTGCTCTTTCTACTTGGGGTGCGTATAAGAGCAACTCTagtagaccccgcatcccgccccgacccgttaaataaccgtcaaaatgcgGGTCGGGGTGGAAAAACCAGCCCGGTcaaaccccgcatcccgccccggtcCGCAATAAATTTTAGGGGGCGCGGCAAAATCCCAACCCCAACCCGGGAAACCGCGGGTTTCCACCTCGCGGCTGCGGTGTCCTACATATAAGCGGAAGCAGTTGGTGGAGGGACATTTCATCCCGCGCTTTCTCCCACCAAccacctctcctctccccctcgcgccgtCGCCGGCCGCCGCCCAAGATTCCGGCGACAGCAGCCGACAGGAGCACGTCGGAAGGCCGGCACGCGCACGAGgcctcccctcccttccccccTGTGCCGGCGGGCCGGCGAATTTGTAGATCTGCGGCACTTTATCGCAGGCCGCCGGATTTGTCTTTTTCCGGCCGCCAGTTGCTGTCCCAGGCGATGGAGTGGTCGGGGAGCCTCTCCCGCAACCCAGGAAAGGGCGCATCGCCGCATGCAGGCACGAGTTtgtccgcccgccgccgccgaaggtTTGCAGGAATGGACTCGTCCGGCCGTCCACCGGGCTCGGCGCTCCCGCAGCGTCTTTGTGGCCTGCCGATGCCGCTCATAGAGTGCGACGACTGCCCGCACATTGTGCTAGATCAATTTAAGTTGCAAATCTAAGTTTTACCGACTGGGAGGAGCTGCGCTAGATCAGAACCCGCAGAAGCCGACCCATAAAAAAAGTATATTCCGcgaatatgcttttttacgggtccATTATGCGGGGTCTGCATCTGTGTCAGCCCGTGCCGgcccgtgatacgtccattttgcatcatgcttttatgttgatatttattgttttatgggctgttattacacttcacggtacagtaattatgccttttctctcttattttataaggtttacatgaaaagggagaatgccggcagctggaattctggcctgaaaaaggagcaagtttgagatacctattctgcgcaactccaaaagccgtgaaaatcaacgaggaattattttggaatttataaaaaatactagggcggaagaagtaccagaggggagccaccaggaggccacaagcctgctaggggcggcctaccccctggccgcgcctagggggcctgtgggctccctgttggccctctgcctcccctcttttgctataaggaggggtttgttccagaaaaaatcaagaggaggctttcgggaggaatcgccgccggcacgaggcggaacttgagcaaaaccaatctagagctcctgcagggtcgtcctgttggggaaacttccatcccggagggggaaatcgtcgccatcgtcatcaccaacactcctctcatcggaggggactcatcaccatcaacatcttcatcaacaccatctcatcttcaaaccctagttcatctcttgtaaccaatctccgtctcgcgactccgattggtacttgtaaggtttctaatagtgttaatcaaagttgtcagaatcgcgactcaagtcttagaatcttacgactttacgatccaaactagcccctccgattctacaatTTTTCTCACATAATCTAAGTTTCTAAGATCctggtagttatgattctacgattgaCGATCCTACCAATGGagttccgatccgattcagattcgcgattctgacaaccttggtgttaattactctttgtagttcatgctagttggattactcggtggaaaattatatgttcagatccttgatgctattcaaaacctctctggtcatgaatattatcatgctttgtgagtagttacttttgttcctgaggacatgggataagtcttgctataagtagtcatgtgaatttggtattcgtttgatattttgatgtgttgtatgttgtctctcctctagtggtgttatgtgaatgtcgactacataacacttcaccattatttgggcctagaggaaggcattgggaagtagtaagtagatgatgggttgctagagtgacagaagcgtaaaccctagtttatgcgttgcttcttaatgggctgatttggatccactagtgtaatgctatggttagactttgtcttaattcttctttcgtagttgcggatgcttgcgagaggggttaatcataagtgggaggtttgtccaagtaagggcagcacccaagcaccagtccacccacatatcaaactatcaaagtagcgaacgcgaatcatatgaatatgatgaaaactagcttgacagaaattctcatatgtcctcgggagtgctttacctcctataagagtttgtccaggcatctcccttgctacaaaagggattgtgccactttgctgcacctttgctactattgttacttgctacttactacgaatcatcttatcacacaatcactgttggaattatgccctagaggcaataataaatgtatagttattattataattcctgtatcaagataatagtttattatccatgctataattgtattgaatgaagactcatttacatgtgtggatcaaTAGACAAaagaccatccctagcatgcctctagttggctagccagttgatcaatgatagtcagtgtcttctgattatgaacaaggtgttgttgcttgataactggatcgcgtcattgggagaatcacgtgatggactagacccaaactaatagacgtagcatgttgatcgtgtcattttgttgctactgttttctgcgtgtcaagtatttattcctatgaccatgagttcatataactcactgacaccggaggaatgctttgtgtgtatcaaacgtcgcaacgtaactgggtgactataaagatgctctacaggtatctccgaaggtgttagttgagttagtatggatcaagactgggatttgtcactccgtgtgacggagaggtatctcggggcccactcggtaatacaacatcacacacaagccttgcaagcaatgtaacttagtgtaagttgcgggatcttgtattacggaacgagtaaagagacttgccggtaaacgagattgaaataggtatgcggatactgacgatcgaatctcgggcaagtaacataccgaaggacaaagggaatgacatacgggattatacgaatccttggcactgaggttcaaacgataagatcttcgtagaatatgtaggatccaatatgggcatccaggtcccgctgttggatattgaccgaggggtttctcgggtcatgtctacatagttctcgaacctgcagggtctgcacacttaaggttcgacgttgttttatgcgtatttgagttatatggttggttaccgaatgttgttcggagtcccggatgagatcgcggacgtcacgagggtttccggaatggtccggaaacgaagattgatatataggatgacctcatttgattaccggaaagtttttcggagttaccgggaatgtaccgggaatgacgaatgggttccgggagttcaccggaggggggcaacccactccggggaagcccataggtatttgggggggtcacaccagccctttgtgggctggtgggacagcccaccaatcccctatgcgccaagaaagaaaatatcaaaggaaagacaaaaaaaggggagaggtgggaagggggaaggactccctcccaccaaaccaagtaggactcggtttggggggggagagtcctcccccctggctcggccgaccccttcgggatcccttggaccccaaggcaaggcccccctccctcctcctatatatatggggcttttagggcagattagagacgactttctcacggctgcccgaccacatacctccatagtttttcctctagatcgtgtttctgcggagctcgggcggagccctgctgagacaagatcatcaccaacctccggagcgccgtcacgctgctggagaactcttctacctctccgtctctcttgctggatcaaggaggccgagatcatcgtcgagctgtacgtgtgctgaacgcggaggtgccgtccgttcggtactagatcgtgggactgatcgcgggattgttcgcggggcggatcgagggacgtgaggacgttccactacatcaaccgcgatctcttatcgcttctgctgtacgatctacaagggtacgtagatcactcatcccctctcgtagatggacatcaccatgataggtcttcgtgcgcgtaggaaaaattttgtttcccatgcgacgttccccaacagtggcatcatgagctaggttcatgcgtagatgtcttctcgagtagaacacaaaatgttttgtgggcggtgatgtgcgttttgctgccctccttagtcttttcttgattccgcggtattgttggattgaagcggcttggaccgacattactcgtacgcttacgagagactggtttcatcgttacgagtaaccccctttgctcaaagatgactggcaagtgacggtttctccaactttagttgaatcggatttgaccgaggaggtccttggatgaggttaaatagcaactcatatatctccgttgtggtgtttgcgtaagtaagatgcgatcctactagatacccttggtcaccacgtaaaacatgcaacaacaaaattggaggacgtctaacttgtttttgcagggtatgattgtgatgtgatatggccaaacgatgtgatgtgatatattggatgtatgagatgatcatgttgtaatagaaatatcgacttgcatgtcgatggtacgacaaccggcaggagccatagggttgtctttatactaacatatgtgcttgcagatgcgtttactattttgctaggatgtagctttagtagtgatagcataagtagcacgacaaccccgatggcgacacgttgatggagatcatgatgatggagatcatggtgtggcgccggtgacaagaagatcgtgccggtgctttggtgatggagatcaagaagcacgtgatgatggccatatcatgtcacttatgaattgcatgtgatgttaatccttttatgcaccttattttgcttagaacgacggtagcattatgaggtgatctctcactaaaatttcaagacgaaattgtgttctccccgactgtgcaccgttgctacagttcgtcgtttcgagacaccacgtgatgatcgggtgtgatagactcaacgttcacatacaacgggtgcaaaacggttgcgcgcgcggaacactcgggttaagcttgacgagcctagcatgtgcagacatggcctcggaacacatgagaccgaaaggtcgatcatgaatcatatagttgatatgattagcatagggatgcttaccactgaaactactctcgactcacgtgatgatcggacttgggatagtgtaagtggatcatgaaccactcaaatgactagagagatgtactttttgagtgggagtttagcatataatttgattaagttaaactctaattatcttgaacatagtctaagtccactttgaatatatttgtgttgtagatcatggctcacgcaagtgtcatcctcaattttaatacgttcctagagaaagctaagttgaaagatgatggaagcaactttgtagactgggctcgtaatcttaagctaatcttacaagctggaaataaggattatgtccttaatgctgcgctaggagatgaaccacccgctacggctgatcaggatgttaagaatgcttggttagcacgtaaggaggactactcaatagttcaatgtgcagtcttatatggcttagaaccgggacttcaacgtcgctttgagcgtcatggagcatttgagatgttccaggagttgaagtttatctttcataagaacgcccggatcgagaggtatgagacctccgataaattctatgcttgcaagatggaggaaaactcgtctgtcagtgaacatgtgctcaaaatgtctgggtactcaaaccgtctggctgaactggggattgaactcccgcaagaagctatcactgacagaatccttcaatcactgccgccaagctacaaaggctttgtgttgaactacaacatgcaagggaggaacaagtctcccggcgagttgtttgcgatgctgaaagtcgcagagtctgaactccgtaaaagagcatcaagtgttgatggtgagcaagaccactagtttcaagagaaacggcaaaggcaagaagggcaattcgaagaagagcggcaagcctattgccaatccgccgaagaaacccaaggctagacctaagcctgaaacagagtgcttctattgcaagggtatgggtcactggaagcgcaattgccccaagtatctgacagataagaaggcgggcaaagaaaaatcaggtatatttgatatacatgttattgatgtgtacttaaccggctctcgtagtagtgcctgggtattcgataccggttctgttgctcacatttgcaactcgaagcaggaactacggaatagacgaaggctggcgaaagacgaagtgacgatgcgcgtaggaaacggttccaaggttgatgcaatcgccgtcggcacagtgtcacttcaactaccatcgggattagtgatgaacttaaatcattgttatttagtgcctgcgttgagcatgaacattatatctggatcttgtttattgcgagacggttactcttttaagtctgagaataatggttgttctatttctatgagtaacatcttttatggtcatgcaccgaatgtgagaggattgttcatattgaatcttgatagagatacgcatatacataacattgagaccaaaagagttagagtaaacaatgatagcgccatatttttgtggcactgccgcttgggtcatattggtgtaaagcgcatgaagaaactccatgctgatggacttttagagtcacttgactttgattcacttgacacgtgcgaaccatgcctcatgggcaagatgactaagactccgttctccggaacaatggagcgtgcaagtgacttgttggaaatcatacataccgatgtgtgtggtccaatgagcgtggaggcacgcggcggatatcgttattttctcaccttcactgacgattttagtagatatggttatgtctacttgatgaagcacaagtctgaaacatttgaaaagttcaagcaatttcagagtgaagtggaaaatcatcgtaacaagaagatcaagttcctacggtctgatcgtgggggtgaatatctgagtttcgagtttggtactcacttaagacaatgtggaattgtttcgcagttaacaccgcctggaacaccacagcgtaatggtgtgtccgaacgtcgtaatcgtactttgttagaaatggtgcgatctatgatgtctcttactgatttgccgttatcgttttggggttatgcattagaaacagctgcattcactttaaatagggcaccatcgaaatccgttgagacgacaccatacgaactgtggtatggcaaaaggccaaagttgtcgtttcttaaagtttggggatgtgatgcttatgtcaaaaagcttcagcctgaaaagctggaacccaaagcggaaaagtgctccttcataggttacccaaaagagacagttgggtacaccttctatctcaaatccgagggcaaagtgtttgttgctaagaacggaacttttctcgagaaggagtttctctcgagagaattgagtgggaggaagatagaacttgacgaggttgtcgaacctctcatccctctggatggtggcgcagggcaaggggaaacctctgtcattgcgacgccggttgaggaggaagttaatgatgatgatcatgaaactccagttcaagtttctgttgaaccacgcaggtcgacgagatcacgcgccgctccagagtggtacggtaatcccgtcttatcaatcatgttgttagacaacaatgaacctgcaaattatgaagaagcaatggtgggcccagattccaacaaatggctagaagccatgaaatccgagataggatccatgtatgagaacaaagtgtggactttggagatactacctgagggccgcaaggctattcagaacaaatggatctttaagaagaagacggacgctgacggtaatgtgaccgtttataaagctcgacttgtggcaaagggtttttcacaagttccaggaattgactacgatgagactttctctcccgtagcgatgcttaagtccgtcagaataatgttagcaatagctgcatttttcgattatgaaatctggcagatggatgtcaaaacggcgttccttaacggtttccttaaggaagagttgtatatgatgcaacccgaaggttttgtcgatcctaaaaat
This region includes:
- the LOC123398052 gene encoding trans-cinnamate:CoA ligase, peroxisomal-like — its product is MDSLPKRDANHVPLSPVTFLPRAAAVYADRTSVICGGTAFTWRHTHDRCVRLSAALQALGVARNDVVSVLAPNTPALYEMHFAVPMAGGVVNAINTRLDAAGVATILRHAAPKLLFIDYQYIRVATDALKSMMDTALPLLVVIDDIEAPTGARLGELEYEGLVARGDPGRHPPREVVDEWDAVALNYTSGTTSAPKGVVYSHRGAYLSTVGLLLQWGVGHEPVYLWSLPMFHCNGWTFTWGIAARGGANVCVRAPTADAMYSAITDHGVTHMCVAPVLFNVLLDAHRDPLPRAVEVLTGGAPPPAALLERVERLGFHVTHAYGMTEATGPAMVCEWRERWDALPAPERAALKARQGVSAISLAGADVKDLKTMVSVPRDGTTLGEIVLRGSSVMKGYYKNPEATDAAFRGGWFLTGDVGVVHPDGYVEIKDRSKDVIISGGENISSVEVEAALYGHPAVQEAAVVAMLHPHWGEAPCAFVTLKKEFDSGAGEVSEEELVAFCRSKMAHFMVPRKVVFVDELPKNATGKVQKLALRERARGLRPRGSDKKKPGTTRPATLTALSRL